The nucleotide window AAAGTGGTCCCCTAACTGTGGCCCAGTGTCTGCACACCTGGGTGAGTACTCCTCAGGAAACCTCCAGGTGCGTTCCCAAATCTCACTTGGAAAGCTCATCTCTGTCATAGTGAAGCCGAAGAGACAAACCACCTGAGGCTCAGCACACATCAGCAGGGAACGTTCTGTAACCAGAAGAAGCTGTTTCCAGCTATTTTCCCACCTCGCCTAGAGTGCATCAGAATTTCATCTACGTTTTCAAGGTCACACTAGCCAGGAGACACTTGGATCAACAGACTCTGTTTCAGGTGCTACAATGGGGAAGGCTCCCTTAGCTTGCATTCTGACTAGCTGTTGTCCCTGGATGAAGCAGAGGCCTAGATGACTCCATCAACAGGGTGGAAAATGTTCTCCAGCTGCTCTCCTAGGTTCTAGGCCCGGTCTCTCCTTGAGGTGAGGTTCACTCTCACTTATTACAGAAAAGGCTCAGAGAACAATGCCGCAGGCGGTGGCTCCCTCCCAGCAGCACCTGCTCTCACAGGCCCTGCTGTAAGCGCCCTTGACTCACCTGGGTCAAACCGCAGAACCAGGAGACAGAGGATCAAGGCAGCCAGGAGGCTCTTTCTGAAGGGCTGAGAGAGGAGGTGGCTCGCCACAGAGCCCCAGAGCCGGTGAAGCAACCTCAGCAGTGACATCAACTTACGGGAAAAGGAACCTGACCAGGGGACAGAGCATTGCAGGGTGAGTCAGGCAAATCAGCTTCCCTGGCTGAGCCTCGAGCTAGGTCTGAAGAGTCAATCAAAACAGAACGAGAATGATTTCCTTGCATAGTTCAAGAAACAGTTCAAAAGAAAACGCTGAGAGCTCTAAAAATAACATTGTTTGTTCGGAGGTTCCGTTtggtttttgcagtgctggggacggATCCATGACCTTGCGGACGCTTGGCAAgtattgttttggggtttttttggcttttatttattttttttatttaatttatttatttattaaagatttctgcctcctccagctctactgctgagctacacccACAGCTGTGCAGGCTGAGCTACACCCACAGCTGTGCAGGCTGCGCTACACCAACAGCTGTGCTGTGCAGGCTGAGCTACACCCACAGCTGTGCAGGCTGCGCTACACCAACAGCTGTGCTGTGCAGGCTGAGCTACACCCACAGCTGTGCAGGCTGCGCTACACCAACAGCTGTGCTGTGCAGGCTGAGCTACACCCACAGCTGTGCAGGCTGAGCTACACCCACAGCTGTGCAGGCTGAGCTACACCCACAGCTGTGCAGGCTGAGCTACACCCACAGCTGTGCAGGCTGAGCTACACCCACAGCTGTGCAGGCTGAGCTACACCCACAGCTGTGCAGGCTGAGCTACACCCACAGCTGTGCAGGCTGAGCTACACCCACAGCTGTGCAGGCTGAGCTACACCCACAGCTGTGCAGGCTGAGCTACACCCACAGCTGTGCAGAGATGTTTCAGGACAGGCTGTCTGAAGACACAGTCAGTGCACACAGGACCTACTCAGCTGTCTAGGTGTGTGTCTGAAAACACCAGGCCCCCTTATTTCACATCATTTTTCGTATTACGAATTGATACGTGTAAGATAACTCAGAGCCGTACCAGTGACACAtcaacacagagaagagaaggcTTGAACTTATGCAGTAGAGAATCCAGATGGGGCTATTGAGGATAAAATCAGGACTACTGGTAGCCAGAGACAAGTGGTACAGTTCTGACAGAGGCCCCGGACTGGCCGTGAGGGTTGCGGCTGTGCTGTCAATTTTCACGTCACCttgacacagacaagaatcaCTCGGGAAGAGAGAACCTCTGCTGAGACaatgcccccaccagactggccttaatgTGGCTGAGCCTTTTCCACAGGGCACAGgaccatccctgggctagtggtcctgggtcctGTAAGAAACAGGCTGAAGacgtcatgaggagcaagccagtcagcagcggTCCCTCTATGACTTCCATGTcagtctccaggttcctgtcctcagctcctgccctggcttcctttaaTGATAAACTGTGACGGGGAAGGgcgagatgaaataaaccctttcctcctcagattGCTCGGAACAGAAACCTACCTAAGGCAAAGATGGGAGGCCTGGCAGCCACAGGCCACTCCTGAAACCAGCAATCTGCTAGCAGAAAAGGGCTATGATCCCAGCAGGTCCATGGGGAAAAGTACTTTGGAGAAAGGATTATAATTTCCTAACAGGCTTTCGCgtacattttaaaaaggagaaaatttaaCAATCTCTAAGCTGTAAAAAACAGAAGATGCTGAAAGAAGGtataaagctaattgtttttctagttctactCTGAAATGGATATTTTGTTTCTGATGGTGGCaaagtacataaaaatacattcagTGTGGAAGTATAAGATCGAATATGAAACTCCACAGCTTCTGTTCCGAACGGCTATTTAAATTGTATACAAGTTCACTGAACTGTATATATAGTCTTTTGGTTTGGTTAattttggtgttttggtttttgttttgttttgtttaatttataatCATTCTTTGTCAcatctaaatttttatttagtttatttattccACACAATAAAGTGATATCATACCAAATAAAAGGGATAGACCTTTCCTATAAtaaagttcacacacacacacacacacattatgtgctcagttcctggcacccacgctgtggagctcacaactgcctgtaactccagctccagggggctcTGATGTCTCCAGCCTCCATAGGCagctgcactcacatgcacatatccacacaccaATGCTAATAAGAAcataattttaaacaataaaaataagtctttaaaaattaaagaaggcaGGCACTGGTCCAGGAGACAGGCAATGTTCTAACCTTGGACGTGTTCACACACAGAATGAAGGAAAGGGAACTGGAAGACTTAGGAGCAAAGACAGTTTGGGGCCAAGAGCCTCTAAGTTCCTGTAACAGAAAACCTGACTCCTGGCTCCTCTCCACTGCCTTGGAAAGATGCTACCAGAAGCCACGGGGTAGCACAACCACATGCTAAAGAACAAGGCAGACCTTAGCTGAAAAATCAAAACACCCAAAAGCTCTAGTTAAGTGTCGGCAGACAGGAGGCTGCGCACGAAGACCCGAAGCTGAGGGAggtgatttttatttcataagtTACCAAGTTAAGCTGTGTGTATTCATGCTAGCATCTGAAGGAGTAACAGCTCCCAGGTCAGCATGACGGAAGGAATAAAACCTAGTGAGAGGAACCCAAGGAAATGACTAATCACACACCAAAGAAAAgcgacttttctttctttctttcctgtttttgatttgttttgtttttccaagatagggtttctctgtgtagccctggctgtcctagaactcacgccatagaccaggctggccttgaactcacagagatctacctatctgtctctacctcccacgtgctgggattaaaggtgaacacTATCACAACCGGTCTTTAATCCTGTACTTGGAAGACAAATCAGGGTCAGGGGACCCAGCGACCTCCCCAGATGCAGGCTCTCCTTGTGTTCCAACTTCAGAGAGTGTAGCCTGGTCTGTAATGCAATGCAGCGGTATTCCATCCTGTGACTTAAACGCTTAAGTTCCTAAGCTTAGGGGTGCCACGGAACCCCTCTGCAGGGACCAGGGAGCCCTGATGTCCTACCTTCCTGGCTTGGCTTCGGTTGCTCCTGAGAACTCAAGGGCTCCTGCGTGGACTGTTGCCTTGCTGTGCGGATGGCCTGGAGCACTTCTTCCCGCTGCTCCTTGCCGAAAGCTGCAGAGCCCAGTGCCAGTCCCTCGGCCTCTGACAAACGACCCAAGGGTAGAAGCACTCGGAGCACGTGGAGTTCTGCCAGGGATCCGTACTCAGGAAGGCCCTGGTTGTCTGGGTCTTGGAGCCAGGCATCAACCACAGCCAACACAGCTCCAGGCTCTTGCATTTTGCTGTACAGAAGGATGCTGCATCCCCAGAGGAGAAGAATCAGTGCTCCATAGGAGACTCACCCCCAGAACCACATACTTCTGCAACCCTACCCGCCCAGGTCCTCCAGCCCTTCCCTGTGGGACAGAAATACTGCAAgaattaaaaactggaaaattagAGGGATAGTGATTAAGTATgcaccgctcttgcagaggactggagtctgATTCATGGCACCCATACTGGagaactcacaaccacctgtaactctagttctggaaTATCTGATACCATCTCCTGGACTCCAAGGGTACTGGCACTCACATGCATtcgcacacgcatacacacacacacatacacacacacaatttttaaaaataataataaatttttaagaattagagattgcagccaggcggtggtggcacatgcctttaatcccagcactcagggggcagaggccagcagatctctatgagttcaagaccatcctggtctacagagctagttccaggacaggttccaaagctacagagaaaccctgtctccaaaaaaaaaaaaaaaaaaaattatggtggcttgcgcctttaatctcagcatttgtgaggcagaggccagcagatctctgtgagttcaaggccagcctagcccacaagttagctccaggacagctaaggctgtttaCTACACAgagatggggaacctccttcagccaatggcctttgagaggctagACCAGGTTGAGGCATGGCTTTGGGGTACCAAAAAGTCGTGTTCCCGCCCACTCATCCCACTTTCTCCCCCAtgccacacctggatgttggacccATTCCTATTTCCTcgctgtgatctgtgagttccctTTTAATAAGGAAAAACTTTAATATACCCTATtcagagctagtgtgggatttctttactCACATcagcacagagaaactctgtcttgagggaaaaaaattgagattgagggcttgagagatggctcagaagttaagagcactggctgttcctccagaggacccaggttcaagtttCAGGATCTACACGGAgtctcataactgtctgtaactgcagttccaggggatccagcaccctcttctggcatctatgGGCATCGGGCACTCATGTAGTGCAGCTATACAATACATGTAGTACAATGCATGTAATACACTCAggcacaacacacatacatgtaataaaataaaacaaaaactaattttttttggtttttcaagacagggttttgctgtagctatcaagcctgtcctggaactagctcttgtcgaccatgctggcctcgaactcacagagatccacctgcctctgcctcccgagtgctggaattaaaggtatatgccaccactgcccagctgtaaaatattttttaaaaagagtattaGCTGTGtaatcctgaggatcagagttgggggcctagcacccacataataaGCAGGATGTGGCTCCAcccacatctataatcctagcatggAGAGGGAAGAGACAAGAGGACCTACTGGGGCTTGCTAGCTAAGAGCCTAGCCAAGAAAGAATGTGAGCTTCAGGTTCGGggagagcccctgcctcaaaggaatacaGCAGAGAATGAGAGATAACTACAGGTACCCTTCTCTCAtctccatgcacacatgcatgtgcacccacatacacacatgcacatacaccacacgcacaccacttatacacatacccacacacagaaaacacatgcCAAAAACTTTTGTTAAGAATTAGAAACCCCCAGGAAGGAGCAGGAAGCTTGACTGGCCCTGTCCACCCACTGGCCTACATGcgctcttttttcttctcttttactcCCAAATGCCGCCTTCCCCATCCTTAGCTGCTATGGTCTGAGGTCTGAACCAAGTGGGGAGACCTGAATTTGAAGGGAACTGATACAGAAGGAGGACAAATGAAATGAGCCATGAGACCCTAGCTCAAGACAGGACTTGGGCTCTTACACTGACCCGGTGTCAGCAACCAGAACCTACCACAGCTCCAGGACTTTGGGAGGAAGCTTTTGAGGATCCTGGTAATACTGGAGGACCCAGGACAGGACTTCTCTCCACCGATCCATTTCTGCCAGAGCCTGAATCCCCACAACACACAGGGAGCATTTCACCTCCACAACACTGTCAACAGAAAGACAGGAGTCAGGCTGAGCATGGCACCCCCTCTCTCCATTCCCTCTTCCACTCTGACTGGACTGGTCTCCGGCTTCTAACTCGGAGGTTACACCCTTACCTCTTCTGTTATTGATTGGACCAGGCCTCACCATGGTCTCTTGGGCTGCCCATCCCCCCTGGAGTTAAGTTCTGGAAACTTCTCCGAGGCAAATGAGCTATTGCCCAACATACATCTTGGCACTCAGGTGGAATCAGAACAGAATGAGCCAGGTAAATCCTCTGGGAATGGCACCCGGCAAGCATGCAGCCAAGAGGTGTGCCTTGAAGGGGAGAGGGCATCAACAGCTTGCTTAGTGCCAAGTGGGCTTGGAGGGAGGGGTCTGGCTGGGTGTTCATATAGGAACTCAACTGGCCATTAGAATCATCTGTATCAACTGTGCAACATCCACCCCCCTAAAAACCACAGCCGATCTCCCCAGTTTTTGCATCAACTTTGACTATTCATTCTGCCTACTCCCTCCCTGGTATGCTCACACAGCTCTAAGGAAGGTTTACACTCCACAGAGAAATGGTGCCCCTAGCTGCCAGAGGAGGCCTATGCATCAGAAAGAGCAACCCGGGGCAAGGGTTTCCTAAAAGTAATTCATCCAATTCTTCAACAGGACCCAACTACACTTCTGCCTTGACCCCCATTTTCCACGATCCGACAAGGCCAGGAGTGAATGGGGGGACGGGTTCCCAAAGGAGGCCTCCTGCTACCTGCTTACTGATCCCCTTAGGACTGTACACTTAATAGACAATCACCCTGTCCTGCACTGAAAGAGTGAGCAACGAACTGGCTGCGGCTTTCCCCAAACTGTTGCATGATTTGACTTCTTCATCGTACAgtaaccctttcttcctcagtaGCACGGGAGCAGAATAAGCAACCAGCCTCTCTCAGAGAGGATCTCTTAGTGAAAGCAAGGTATAAGGTTGGTACAATCTGGCAATGCCAGAAAAGCAGACCGAGTTCCTCCCCAAAAGGATCAGAAAGGAACCAGCCCAGCACGTACGTGCCACTTGCGGGCTCCTCGGCCAGGCTCTCCCAAGCCCGTTCGCAAGTCTCTAGTGCGGCAGGGAAGTCCAGATGCACCACCAGCAGGTCGGACGCCTCCTCCAGCAGGTGCACCGCGGGTAACACAGCCGGAAGGGCACGCGCAGGCTCGCTGCTCCGCAAAGGGCCCCCAAGCCCTTTCAAGGGGGCTGCAGAAGTCGAGGCGTCGCTCTTCATAGCCAGCCTTGGGCTCGTTACCCGTCAGGAAGACAGCTTCTCCGGAGCCTCCTGGAAATCCGGAGTGGGCCCGGTAGATGACCGGCAGGCCTCGCGCTCTCCTCCTCCACACCTCTCCAGGTCAGTTCCTAGGAAAGGACCGTGAAGACGGGGACCCGAGGCACAGCCTGCGCTCACCGACAGCCTAACTCTTGGAGGAGTGGCCTGCACAGAAGTCGAGGTGCTGCCGAACGCTAAGTActtgctcctccctcccctcGACAAGTGTTGGAAGGACCAGAGCTCCCTAAGTCGCAAGCGCGCCGCCAACAGAGCCCTACTCTG belongs to Microtus pennsylvanicus isolate mMicPen1 chromosome 8, mMicPen1.hap1, whole genome shotgun sequence and includes:
- the Pex26 gene encoding peroxisome assembly protein 26 isoform X1 — protein: MKSDASTSAAPLKGLGGPLRSSEPARALPAVLPAVHLLEEASDLLVVHLDFPAALETCERAWESLAEEPASGTVVEVKCSLCVVGIQALAEMDRWREVLSWVLQYYQDPQKLPPKVLELCILLYSKMQEPGAVLAVVDAWLQDPDNQGLPEYGSLAELHVLRVLLPLGRLSEAEGLALGSAAFGKEQREEVLQAIRTARQQSTQEPLSSQEQPKPSQEGSFSRKLMSLLRLLHRLWGSVASHLLSQPFRKSLLAALILCLLVLRFDPGTMSQQLFLRRRNFTVRIHLHPEVLGTMIAFLYHFVDDS
- the Pex26 gene encoding peroxisome assembly protein 26 isoform X2 — encoded protein: MKSDASTSAAPLKGLGGPLRSSEPARALPAVLPAVHLLEEASDLLVVHLDFPAALETCERAWESLAEEPASGTVVEVKCSLCVVGIQALAEMDRWREVLSWVLQYYQDPQKLPPKVLELCILLYSKMQEPGAVLAVVDAWLQDPDNQGLPEYGSLAELHVLRVLLPLGRLSEAEGLALGSAAFGKEQREEVLQAIRTARQQSTQEPLSSQEQPKPSQEGSFSRKLMSLLRLLHRLWGSVASHLLSQPFRKSLLAALILCLLVLRFDPASPSSLPFIYQLAQLFRRIRKATLSQLYPLALRD